The sequence below is a genomic window from Sebastes fasciatus isolate fSebFas1 chromosome 11, fSebFas1.pri, whole genome shotgun sequence.
AAATTAGAGAATCACCAGTTGTTatattcatcctgaggggaacataaatgtctgaaccaaatttcatggcaatctgtccaatagttgttgagatatttcagtctggaccgaaGTGGCTGGCCGCCCaattttgatgaaaaaaagcacCACAACTGACAGAGATTGGTTGTGTCAGTTTTGGGACATGACGTCATATGATGGAGCTCATTTGAGACCCCGGCCTTCCCTTAGTCAGTCTACCCACGGCAAAAGGTTACAGAGCTTATGTCCACTTCAAAGTGATGACTGATGGGTATAGCAATGTGTGATTCAGCTGGAATTGGGCCGAGTCCCAGCAAAGGTATGAGTCATCAACATCGCCACAAGTCTGTTTACCAacacttcctctctcctcccacataAAGGTGGCCTGCAACCACCTCACCCTGATATAACCCAATCATCTTTACATCTGTTTACACTGCCTCTTGTTAGCGgcctccatcacacacacatacgcacccACTaccgcacgcacgcacacacagtatGAGAATAATAATGCCCTAATGCAATAATGCACTAAGGAAACATATAGATTATACTTTGATTGACAACATGGTCAtatgtgttttcagtgtttgATGTAGAAGGTGCGTCTGATGGTCAGCTCATAAAAAGGAGATGTGTCAGTGCTTCTGTTAACCTGCATGACAGCTAGTCTGTCTGACGGACTACAGACTTCATTAGTGGAGCAAAGCCGCCTGAGACTCTATCTTTCAAGTACAGTGGCGCTCTCTGCTGGTGACATATAGAAAGAGTATCTATATAATGTCCACAGTTTCAGACAAAAAGTGGGAAAGCAtccttaaaataaaaatctttacCATATACAACTGTATTTGTTCTTCCTGTCGGttttcaaaacacaaacacaaaagcagTTTTTACAGTTGGAGTTGCCTAGTTGCTCAaaataccaaataagataacaTTTTTCTAAGATTTTTCCAAAGTGGCTCAGTTTTCCAAAACTTGGTAAAGGTGTGGCCTTCCCCTCTCAGCCCTCTCGTGGGATTTGACAGCTGTATGGCACATGTTAATGTCAACCCTCCCTCAGTCAACACCTCTGACTGACActcatttctttttgttttttcattctcCGCCACCTGTGCTTGGCTGTCAGACAGCTCAGAGTGTGACTCTGCTGCCATCTCTGCCGAGGAACAACAGGCTCTGTGACAAAAGGCTTGCCGACGCTGCCCGGGGAGGACCCTAAATGTCGAGGCAGGTAGGTCTTTATTTCAATCAGGGTCAAAGGTTATATGCTTCATCACAGTGGAGAGGTTAGCCAGGAGGTATAATGGTAACATCAGCCCTtatatgctgtgtgtgtatCCATCTGTCTTTCCAGTGGCTTTGCTTCATCTATTTATAGGGCTGCTAGGACATTAGCTCAATGTCCGAGTAGAAATGTCATGTAAGACATAAGGGCCTCGCAGCACTCATCTGTAAATGTGAAGGTCAAGAAACAGCTTTGATTTTGTTCATAAACTAAAGAAGTTGACCTTTTATCATTTTGTGCAGCCAATGTGGAACGCTGATGAGACAATGGGAATAACTTTAACAAAGTGAAGAATACTGATAAGAACAGCTGTAAAGACATTGTGATCCATCGAATCATCCTGTTTCTGGAAGGAGCTGGCATGAAAAGTATTTCTGGTCTAAAATCCGctgaatcatttttttaaacgaACTCAGTTTTGAGCCAAGTCCAtcttcttccctctctttctctcgggGGAAGGGATGGAAGAAAGCTATGAGACATTTGAAGAGGAGTTAGGGCCACCAAGAGCAGATCCTCCTCCACAGAAGCCTGTTCGACAGATCCGCAGACCAGGTggcgacacacacaaacacacacaaacacacacatacagaagcTGTAATGCCTGCACATAAAAGCCTTCATCCATTGTACATATATTGTACACCTCTATAAATACTTGGGAGCAGCAGCATAGGGAGCTGCTGAAATTTGACTCTGTGTCAAAGGCAACACAGTGATTATGCTGAATGGATGGTGGGTGTAATAACACTCTCTCCAAACACATACAGAGTCCTACTTGTGAGGCAGAGCTCTTAATTAAAAGTCTAAAAAGACCATGTGGGAGAAAGTATTTTTATTTGccaacactttggtccagactaaaatCATTTTGTACAGTCAGTTAaaatccccagaggatgaatcctaatgacttttgGTGGTTCCGAGTTTTTATAGTGCCAATTTAATTTGCTGAATACtttaaaaggtccagtgtgtaggatttggtggcattaagtggtgtggttgcagattgcaaccaactgaatacccctccgctcactccttcctttccaagactgcggtaacgtgaggcgccaagtgcaaaaccgtggtaacgtcgTTCGACTCGTTCAGAAGCCATCCTTAACATAatgacactactttaggagcaacggaaggtTTTGAACTCTGCAACGTTACCGTAGTTTCAGAAgagtgtcggagaactacggtggccttcaggtaacgtgtctagaagggaatcTGCGAGTTGaggaaactcttgcgagatggttaggcattgatctcgaatagtcaAGATTAGAATAggtctatatacagtatatatatagcgAGTCTTGTGAGAGTTTTGGCAGATTTCAGATCCGATTtcacaatttgcgggttaccttatAGACACAacctctctctagagccagtgtttggtttgtccgttcttggctactgtagaaacatggcggagcaacatggcgaacTCCGTGAGGAGTagatatgaaaggctcattctaagcaacGAAAACagaacgattcttagtttcaggtgattatacactaatgaaaacatagttaggaatattatattccatttctgcaaatagatcccccgaaatgttacacactgttcctttaattgtcCAATAGGCCTACTTGTATTTTCCTGCAAAATGATTGAAATTCCCGTCGGCCTCAGCTGTAggtttgtgtttagtgctaattagcaaatgttagcatgctacaCGCTAAACTGAGACGTTGCAAGTGGTAAAGATTATGTTAGCATcgtcactgtgagcatgttattaggctgatgttagcatttagctcaatgCACAGCCTCACAGAGTCATTAGCATAACTGTAGGCTCTTAGTTCATCTGTTAtgtctgtaataaaaaaaacttggcACAGTAGACTGTGTATTTTATGTAAATGAGAGGTTAATAAAATGTCAGCCAACAATAAtgcatgaatatatacataaaattaATGTGGATAAATAAATTCCAGATTGAAGGAATGGTTGTTTATGATTCATGATATCACCCCTCAGTAAATCTCCATCTGTCCGTTTCAGAAATGTACGCTACAAGGAAAGTCAGAGAGGTTAGTTGGAAAACAACCAACATGAGCAATTTTTCACTCCGTTCACATCCCTAATAGATCTTTTTCTTCAAACAGGAAATGGCTCCGTTTCCACAGCAACCTAGAGCAGAACCCAAGATTCCACTCAGGGAACCCAGCTACCCCCGGACAAGTGAGTCATTCCCATCTTTCTCCACAACCCTTGTCAGTGTTTACTTTGCTGGACCACAATAAAAGCTTCCATTCCTCTTTCTTTGCTTTTCCCTCCGCACCCTTACATAAAGCCTTGTCCAGCCAAAACCTGACCCAGATTGAAACGCCGTGGGAGAACGTCACCCTCAACCGCTGTCTGTTTGTGGCCATTACCATCCTGGTGCTCACTTCAGGCTTTCAGAGGCTTCATGGCAAGTAAACTAAAAAGTAGGATCACACTTACAAAGTGACATGCCTGCTGTGAACGAGTGgtctcttttaaaaaaacagaaaccctGCGAGGTCAGagggcagcagcagaggaggaggaagaagttgGATTGACGATGAGACGGTCAGGCTCATTAAGACACAGACACCCACCAGAGGTAAAGACATTCACATATTTCACACTTCTATCCTCCAATCTGAACAGCTGTACATATACCAGTTTGTATTGCGTCAACTTCTTAATGTGTTCTCCCCCCTCTAGCCCGAGACATCTCTTTGGGAGGTCATGTTTTGGTGGCTGCCGGAccttgatgatgatgaggatgacgaGGATGACGAGgactatgatgatgatgatggacaaGTCAAAAGGGTTAAATCAACAACAGGAGCAACAGCACGAGCATCAAGTGGTCTCAGAAACAAGCCACTGCCAGACAAAAAACTCCTTAAACAAAGAGAAGGGAAATTAAAGGACAGGAGAGCCAAGAAAGCCAGAGACGAAGACatcagagagaagaaagaaaaagataaaaaggaggaacctgaagaagaagaagcagcagatgaggaagatgaggatGGAGGAAATGAGGAGGCAGAGCCCGAGAAGAATAACAAGccggaggaaaagaaagagaagaaaaagactCAGAAGGGATGAGTTGATTCTACTGTGGCAGATGCCGATTCATTTTCTAAACAGTTTTCACCTGAATTGATTTGATaacatttgttaaaggtgatagtattgaattgtCAAATCTCTCAAATATCACTGAGGCtccaaaataatgttttgttttaattttttgttgCCTTGCTAGAAAGATGTGATTTTGCGTAATGGAGACATTTGCATTTTCAGTTAATTTAATGTGCTGACCGCTTTATTTTAAATCTCCATGTGATCATTTGATTCCCTTTAGTGTTAAAAGATCTACGTCTTTAATAAATTGCTCATCAATCTTGCCAGCTCATCTAACTGTCATTAATATGTAGCTAGAAGGTACTGAACATGACAAACTAAATCATAATATGACTAATTTGACCCACTTCGGTTAAATCTTCTCCCCAGAAAAGTCGAGCTTTTATCCTCATCAGCAACCTCAAGCTTAAATATTTCAGGAATTTCTGCAGTGTTTCTCTTCTGTTATGACCCACTCACACGATCACAGGATGCATCAATTAATCTTTCTGTGTGATGTCTTTGTAAAAACAGACTTCGAGAGGCTCATCTTTTTCTCCACAGAATTTAATTACAAAAACAGAATCTTAAAAGATGAGCTATTTTCAATCATAGCTCCATTTCCAGAATCTAAGCATTTTTACAAAACAGTGTGGTCATACAGGCTGCCCTACGCATTTACATAAACCAAAAAAATTTATAGAAATCTACTAAATGCAGATTTTAAACATCATTGAAAACACCATGAAAGAAAGCAATCATGATCCGCTGGTAGGGGATCAATTATTAGACATAAGGCCGTCAGGAGGAGGCGGCCTCATTGGCATCGGGGGCATGGGCATCTGAGGAGGCATATGGGGGGTACCTGGAGCACCAGGTGGGAGAGGGGGCATCCCTCCTGGCGGGGGAGGCGGCATTGAATCATTTGGTGGGCGAGGTCCAACTCCACTCATGAGAGGAGGGGGGCGTTTCACACCTGCAGGTGGTGGGGGTCCGCTGGACTGGGGAATAGCTTTCTCCATTTTGAAGTGGAACTGTAGGAAGAACTgggaggaaaaataaaagacaggttaaaacatatttccacattttatcACAGAAATACCCAGGTTGACTTTGTGGTAACAAATGTAATCAGCTGATCAGTACCTGTTTGGTTTCTCTGTTCCAGTGGGTCCAGAAGCGGTTTTCTGCTTTATCGATTTCTCTACTGGGGACCTAAAAGTGCAAAGATGTTAATGTTATTTCacagcagcaaaaacaaaaatactattAGAACAGAAGTGCAGCTCCCACTCACCTTAAAGGCAATAGTCTCGTATGGTTCAGCAGCTAAAAGCAGGTACTGCCAGCGACGATCAGGGGGCTCGATGCGCTGTTCGTAAGCAGACATGAAACGATGCCGGGGTCCGATTCCTTCAGCGATCTCTGGGTAGTCAATCTGATGAACAGAGAAAAGAATAACAGGTAGTTTATAGATTTGTTTTGACAGTCTGACCTCAATGACTAATAACAACAATATTTAATTATCTAGGTTGAAACACTGGGTGATGCTTTCTATCTATATAGACAATTACAGTATACAGTCGCTTACTTCACAGGGTTcatcattaatatttaattgAGCAAGTGAATCAGAAGTCTACTTGCAGAGTCaatttttacttgcccctatacaaattgttttatttatttgcgaTAATCAAATTTCAAGATTCTTTATGTCACGACCatagtacacacatacacacatacatggaAGCAAAATATCGTCCTCCCCAACAACGTATAAAACAGACGAGACACACCATTAAAAGTCACAAAAGACCAAAAGCTAAAATAGCTAAAAGAGACAGGTATATAAAAAACAGTCATCATCACAGATAATAAATACCACAAATAgatgtaataaaaaatatatacaaagcACCAGCAAGGCTCCATAGGAAGGATAGTCGGTAGCTCTCTTAGCTGCCATGCAAGCGAGACGCTGTCGGCTATTGTTATGGCACTCCAGCAAaatttttgtgaaatttgacGTGCATTTGAAAAAATACCCCGTTTTATCTACCTTGCCCTCAAACTTGTGGCAAACTGCGCAATACATAGTCGGAATTTAGCCCACATCCTCTAACGtcacccaactaaactcctgtttcaaGGATATTTAAAATGCTTGCTTGCGCTTCAGATCAgaaactttgtctttacccaACATGATTTTCTCGCGAGTGCCTGATCGGTACtgtgcatgtgcaactctcaacagagatgagaaggaagccaGATGGCTCAGTCCTtggctacttccatcatcagctccggatgTGTTTACGACCAAAAATAAGTGTGCAGTTTAACTTTGGTTTTGATTTGACACAGACTGTGAACTCTGAATAAAAAGCAAAACTTATCAACATCTGCTCTGCTGTGGATCACAAGCTTGCAAGCTCCTCCATAAAGAAGAGATGCCAAAAAAACATGTGGCGCTGTAAAGACAGCTGTTTCAGACTGAGGAAAGGTCAGTTTCTTAGAAGTAAAGTATATAGCCAGCCTTGGGAGAGCAGGGATTGAGAAGCTGGAGAATATCTGTTTACAGCTGTTTCAGCTGTCAGTGTTTAGACAAGACCACACTCAAAAGCcaaacaaaaagtaataatttgaGCAAACTGAATAACTTCATAGCATCTATCTTAAGTGGAGCTTTTAATTTACGTTGTTTAGGAATCTTCCAAACTCAACAAAAACCCTTTCAAATCAACACTTTTTGACAGAGAGATTCCAACCAAACACACCAACCTGGAAAAGTAATGACTGCTGTCCGGTCTCTGGGTCCCTCTGTTTGGTTACTATAAAGAAGACAAAGACATGGACCATAtattaaaatgcaataaattTGGAGTGAACAATGATCAGAATAAACTATATAATGACTGCATTGATTCATAACCACGCTGCCAGCTTACCTTTGTATCCTGGTCGACCAATTTTTACAAACTTCTTAACCTCAACTTTCACTTTCGCTGGAGCTGGCTGAGCGGGAGCTTCTTTTGCCTCTTTGGCTGCTCTCCGCgctctgaaacaaacaaaatatacagTTTTTAACTGGTTAATCAATGCACTGGACACAGTGGGTTGCTGCTCTGTCAATTCACAGCAACCATGAAATAGCTGATGATCCGCCACAAGTTGAATATATGTAAGGTGGATCTGTGGCTTGATAAGTTTATGAGTCAAGGGAAGGTTGAGGAAGAATGAATCAgtcacagaaaacacaacaaaacaaatacaaattgcATATTGCACTTACAAGTTGGTCTGATGTTTCTTTCCTTGTGTGTGAGCCAAGTAGCTGCCCTGTAATGCAGAGGAGAACAGTTTGTCAAACAAAATACTCAGATAACCAGAAATAACACCAAGTTCAGATAACACAATCTATGAAAATGTCATCATGGGTCTCCTCACCTCATTGTTATGAAGTGTCAAGCAAAGTTTACACTCGTACGATCCTAAATGATTCTTCATAAAGTAGGGGTCTTTGTTGATGTCAATGGTCTCCAGGGCCAGCTGACGTAACCGCTCTCGCCTATCACGGTTACTCTCAGAGGCAGAAGCCACCCCACCGCTCCCCGTCTTCCCGCCAGCTCGATGCTGGAAATCCATCTTTGCAAAGTGATGGGTTCAATCACGCAGACACCCACACGTGTTTGCCCAGTCGGCACTGGACAGTTGCTTAAAGTAGATCCTTCCTGATTatctgagggaaaaaaaagcacacactGTTGTTAAGGATGAAGATAAATAAGAACATTACTGTTATTACCGTCCTGGATTGTGGTGCAACACAGTACCCTGATATCATCCCGTCTCgattactgtaatgccttgTATACCTGCTTTAACAAATCGAGCAACCGAGCAGCTCCAAATAGTTCAGAACTCTGCAGCTAGACTACTGACCAAAACCAAACGATGCTCTCACATCACACCAATTCTGGCTTCACTTCATTGGCTCCCAGTCtcttttagaattgattttaaagtgCTTTCTTTTAATCACATATAAAGCTCTGAATGACCTGGCACCGGAGTATATAACTGAGCTCCTCACACGGTACTGTCCAAACAGGCCCCTCAGGTCTGCCAGCCTGGGTCTTTTAACTGTTCCAAAGACCAGgttaaaaacaaaaggtgatcgAGCTTTTGCAGTACTGGCTCCCCGACTCTGGAACAGTCTTCCACTGAGCACCAGATCAGCAGACTCTGTCACGACTTTTAAATCCCGTCTTAAAACTCACTTTTATAGAATGGCTTTTCCAATCAGCTGAATTTTAGTCTTTTGTATGctgatgtgtatatataaaattatataaatatgtatatgcttgtttctttattttcccattctattgttttttatttaattatttatgtttcattgTAATCTGCTGTCTAGGATGTGAATTTCCTTGGAGAGAGCACTTTGTGCTTTGGGCTTGGaaagtgctctacaaataaaattattattattaccatttgcGGAATCACATGTGACACTTGTCTAGCTTGcatttcatgtgttttaaaaacaaaacaatgactccTCAGAACCCTCTTGGCTGAGGatctctataataataataataataataataatacactttatttatatagcacctttccaaacatagttacaaagtgctttacataagttaaaatagtgcaaacatcaagataaaaacaatacaatgaCTCCTCAGAGCCCTCTTGGCTGAGGACCTTCATAATAACTTCCCTTGAGATGGTCTAACTTCTGGGAAGTGAAGCAAAGAAGGTAACAGCACTGTTATTTAGCCAACTAGTTCTTAATTACTTTGGATAATTTACCACAGTTAAGAGGTTGAGTTTTATCACGCTACAACATAGATGTCTTCTATATTGAGTGATCTCTATAAACTCCAGTTAGCTGCAGTGTGTTAGCATCACGCTAGCAGTACGACCATGCTAATGCTAAGCTCACCATGTTACCAGCTAGTAATGATGGATTTGAACAGTTCTGAATAATCAAACGAGAAATAAAACGTATCTAGCTGTGTATGTGTGATAATAGATCGGTTAGTTAGACGATAAAACGATAACTATAAATGAAGAGATGTTGTAAACTGTTTAGTTTGTTCATAAACACTCACCGACTCCACAACGTTAGAGGATCATGCCACTGTAGGTTGGCACTGCGCATGCGCGGTTTCTTCTTCGGCTTTTGGTGGTTGGTAAATGACTTccggtgcattaccgccacctgctggactggagCTGATAAAATGCATCAGCATTGCATTATCATCAGGACCTTAAAAAGAGTGTGCAAGAAACATATACATTTATTCCGAAGAAATAAACCGAGACAAACAGCTGCTACCCGTCCAGAAGCAGGCTCAGGCCGCTATGTCCTCTCGCCCGTTTTGTTGGTTGCTTGTAATATGTTttcctaatattacgactaAATAAtacgtaaaattacgactttattctcgtaatattacaattttttttctcgtaaagttatgactttattctcgtaatattacgactttcttgtaaagttatgactttattctcgcaatattacgactttcttgtaaaatgacgactttattctcgtaatattacaactttttttctcgtaaagttacgactttgtTCTCGttatttcatgactttttttctcgtaaaattacgactttattctcgtaatattacaactttttttctcgtaatattacgactttttttcttgtaaagttatgactttattctcgtaattttacgactttttttcttgtaaagttatgactttattctcgtaataaaatcttagattttttccccctcaatgtggccctataCTCCGTTGTATGAAAGTATGCGGgagcagtagcatttcaaagtaGAATATgtttaagaggatttgaagattttctccattgagttacactgtaaaagaaaaaaaaataaatgaaaaaagctTAATAccttaaaaagtataaatggtaaaaaaaagttgaatgttagcactaatgtccttaaagagttatttattaatactattaatattttgatagttgtatggtttctgtagctgaaagtatgcagaagTAGTTAGAGTCCAAAAAACGTACGgaagaaacagaagaagttgaagaaACCTTAGAAGAACAGCATTCCAACAATTCCCTGTCACCACAACAGGCTGCATCGTGCCAGCATGTATGGATCGTAAACGCGCTGTTCGCCTAGTTTGAGCCTCACCGACTACCGTACTATGACCAGCCAGTGAGGAGTGCCTGCCAACCCACcgacaggagtgtgtgtgtgtttgtgtgtccggTGTGTAGCATGAAGGAGAAGTCCGAGAGTGTATTTACTTAACCGCAGCAATGACTAAACACACTCCGTCACTTCTCAACAGCAGATAGCGAGACAGCGACGTTTAACCGACGGTAGTACAGAGACAACACTCTACTTCACTACCGCTGTTGTCTCACTCCAGTACTATGTTGCTGGTGGGAACAGCTCGGTCCTAGTAGTATCCTCCTTTAACCTGTGTGTCTTACTGCGTCAGTGACCGTGATGCGTTTCAACGAGAAGGAGCTGATGTCTCTGAGCAGACAGCCCTCGGAGATGGCAGCCGAGCTGGGGATGCGAGGACCCAAGAAAGGAGACGGTAACACGGTTTAATAGATCAGCCATTAGCACACCTACTTCCGTTTCATGTAACGTGGACAGCAGACAGCTAATGTTAGGGAACAGAAACCATCAGAGATATGTCATGTGCATGTCAAACcatgagctgtgtgtgttgtgaagtCTCATCTTAGTTCCCTTTTGTTGTTACACAGTTGTAAAGAAGAGGCTGGTGAAACTCGTCgttaacttcctgttttatttccGAACTGATGAGGAAGAGGTCAGTTACCTGCCCTTAATGCATTCACTGTGACAGCTTTTACCCCCCCCTCATGTATTCATTGTCTTGGTGAGAAAGTGAAACCATTTCTTTTAaagtcattatttattaatttgtcaGCCAATTGGAGCTTTGCTGCTGGAGCAGTGTCGGGTGGACAGGGAGGACCTCCAGACCTTCTCTATTAGTGAGTTCACTTCCCTGTTTCACATGACTCACCTTTACACTTTCTCTCTAGCTGACTGGTTTCAcaacctttaaaggtcccatatcatgctcattttcaggttcatacttgtattttgtgtttctactagaacatgtttacatgctgtaatgttaaaaaaaaactttattttcctcatactgtcagcctgaatatgcctgtatttaccctctgtctgaaacgctccgttttactcgcattttgacggaattgcagcagaattgcgttgctaggcaacagcttgggtccatgtgttcttcctgtcagctgatgacattcacatacactgcaaccaggaaataaactgggacacatttagaatgattacgtttaaaactgtgtcagGGGtccaaatattgtatattcgtgacatcacgaatgggcagaaatcctgacagctggtttcaaatgcagagtttctgaatatgcattttgtattatgtatttCTGAGTGACTCTATGTGTTTCTCTTTGCAGCATTTCTGGATGAAGCGGAGAGGAAGTATACGTTTGAGTGTGACTCAGAGGAGCAGTGTGGGGAGTGGGTAGACTCCATTATCAAGGCCAGGTAGGACTGACTCTGATTCCATCTTATTACAACAGATACCACAATCATATACACATGTTTGGTGACCTGGCAGTAACTGACAGAAAATTCATTGATTACAATTTACaatccctttccaagactacggTAACATGAGCTGCTgattgcaaaaccgtggtaacgccgtgtgcctcgctcagaggccatccttaccatgataacactactttaggagcaacggaagtcggTTGGCGGCTGActgtaccacggttttgcactctgcggctcatattactgcagtttcacaagcgtgtcagagaactacggtggcctccAGGTAACACAAAATGTGATAGGCTCTCTCTTTAGTATGGTCGGGAAACAAAAGATTAAAGTTcttctttccaaaaatgtttaaaatgtcaaCACTAAACATTGGAagatctttttttctgtaaaaaactTAAAACGTTTTTACATATTTCATATGGTCTTTGAGTAAGCAAAAGGCAGTTTGTATTATGCCAATTTAACTATAAAACTATGGTCATATGAATGAACATTATAGCAACTGTATTCTCTACAACTGAATATGGTCACACATCTGCAGAGATAAACAGCTCAATGTGCAGTGAGATGCTATTCGAACAACTTGCCCCTCATTGTGTTTTAGCCTCCAGTAATAGACTCACATGGGTGAAATCGTTACAAATGAATGATGTAGCTGTTTCCAGAGAGACGATGTCAACAATGTGACTTGTGTTGAACAGTTCTCAACTGATTCATCACTACTTGACCATGTGTttaaaggaacggtgtgtaccatttagggggatctattggcagaaatggaatatatgttttctataatcacttgaaaatatgaattgttgtgttttcgttaccttagaatgaaccgtttatatctacaaacGGAGCttgtcctcttcacggagccagcctccatgtttctacagtagcccagaacggacaaatcaaaccCTGACTCTAGATAAGGCCCTCACGTTTTTgtgtcagccaccgtagttctcctacacgctacAAGGTCTCAGTTGGTTTCaacctgcaacctcaccgctagatgccgccagatacTACACACTATACCTTTAAGTTAACTGGGAAAGCCATAAATGCTCTCAAACGGGGGATGATACCCCTCATTTGAATGTCAAATTAATTTGTCATCTCATCTCTTGCAGTTACGAGTTCATGAGGAAGAACCTGATATTCTATCGAACTGAAATCCACAGACTCACTGGCAAGGTAAGACCTGCAACAGCAGCATCTTGATGCACTAAATGCCACGCAGATGGCACTTCTATCAAACAGTGTCGTACTAGGAACATTTTAGTGTGAAGTGTATTTGTGCCATGCTTGACTCACTGAATTGC
It includes:
- the LOC141777083 gene encoding uncharacterized protein LOC141777083 isoform X3; protein product: MSRQEMAPFPQQPRAEPKIPLREPSYPRTTLSSQNLTQIETPWENVTLNRCLFVAITILVLTSGFQRLHETLRGQRAAAEEEEEVGLTMRRSGSLRHRHPPEPETSLWEVMFWWLPDLDDDEDDEDDEDYDDDDGQVKRVKSTTGATARASSGLRNKPLPDKKLLKQREGKLKDRRAKKARDEDIREKKEKDKKEEPEEEEAADEEDEDGGNEEAEPEKNNKPEEKKEKKKTQKG
- the sf3a2 gene encoding splicing factor 3A subunit 2, encoding MDFQHRAGGKTGSGGVASASESNRDRRERLRQLALETIDINKDPYFMKNHLGSYECKLCLTLHNNEGSYLAHTQGKKHQTNLARRAAKEAKEAPAQPAPAKVKVEVKKFVKIGRPGYKVTKQRDPETGQQSLLFQIDYPEIAEGIGPRHRFMSAYEQRIEPPDRRWQYLLLAAEPYETIAFKVPSREIDKAENRFWTHWNRETKQFFLQFHFKMEKAIPQSSGPPPPAGVKRPPPLMSGVGPRPPNDSMPPPPPGGMPPLPPGAPGTPHMPPQMPMPPMPMRPPPPDGLMSNN
- the LOC141777083 gene encoding uncharacterized protein LOC141777083 isoform X4 — protein: MAPFPQQPRAEPKIPLREPSYPRTTLSSQNLTQIETPWENVTLNRCLFVAITILVLTSGFQRLHETLRGQRAAAEEEEEVGLTMRRSGSLRHRHPPEPETSLWEVMFWWLPDLDDDEDDEDDEDYDDDDGQVKRVKSTTGATARASSGLRNKPLPDKKLLKQREGKLKDRRAKKARDEDIREKKEKDKKEEPEEEEAADEEDEDGGNEEAEPEKNNKPEEKKEKKKTQKG
- the plekhj1 gene encoding pleckstrin homology domain-containing family J member 1, with amino-acid sequence MRFNEKELMSLSRQPSEMAAELGMRGPKKGDVVKKRLVKLVVNFLFYFRTDEEEPIGALLLEQCRVDREDLQTFSITFLDEAERKYTFECDSEEQCGEWVDSIIKASYEFMRKNLIFYRTEIHRLTGKDPLEQYGISDETRFQVNNGLQLMPRDTSSL
- the LOC141777083 gene encoding uncharacterized protein LOC141777083 isoform X1 translates to MEESYETFEEELGPPRADPPPQKPVRQIRRPEMYATRKVREEMAPFPQQPRAEPKIPLREPSYPRTTLSSQNLTQIETPWENVTLNRCLFVAITILVLTSGFQRLHETLRGQRAAAEEEEEVGLTMRRSGSLRHRHPPEPETSLWEVMFWWLPDLDDDEDDEDDEDYDDDDGQVKRVKSTTGATARASSGLRNKPLPDKKLLKQREGKLKDRRAKKARDEDIREKKEKDKKEEPEEEEAADEEDEDGGNEEAEPEKNNKPEEKKEKKKTQKG
- the LOC141777083 gene encoding uncharacterized protein LOC141777083 isoform X2, which produces MYATRKVREEMAPFPQQPRAEPKIPLREPSYPRTTLSSQNLTQIETPWENVTLNRCLFVAITILVLTSGFQRLHETLRGQRAAAEEEEEVGLTMRRSGSLRHRHPPEPETSLWEVMFWWLPDLDDDEDDEDDEDYDDDDGQVKRVKSTTGATARASSGLRNKPLPDKKLLKQREGKLKDRRAKKARDEDIREKKEKDKKEEPEEEEAADEEDEDGGNEEAEPEKNNKPEEKKEKKKTQKG